In one Bactrocera tryoni isolate S06 chromosome 5, CSIRO_BtryS06_freeze2, whole genome shotgun sequence genomic region, the following are encoded:
- the LOC120777796 gene encoding otoferlin isoform X2: MLPMAQNDCFLSMSQDYLICTTIHKARQLGVFTGETFVRITLDKAHRTTKPYSRSENPYYNEYFVFEIRCTLTELLRLTVLYEVRKRNACKKTMSHGELLIDLQSVWNQPNRCFFKKWGRLEASIADVSNNTPGACKGYLQIDLAIVTQNSDPNTVLRPHEDMLELNRWQINQDYDNIERNMLQNADNSMQCNIRYNVTLYKAVLTKKSDYLIQVSFAGNHGKTNVCKATTQPEWNYSVCFSWTYPSLSQTFVVQILSHEHLQWKAIADYEIHFDEIAFKDKPALGPTYVHFYDISNPLQYLGRLLVEVDSECLPAGPARDLLTKPVAPLDEKRWWQEETFLVEFLPLQGDFLHGNFSNCKITMKLAENSSNYVECFLKSYPGKHNNTGTSLKYFRQESPYKAVYLKITMPDNRYKFDSDYYMQEILDLIESELATFKLFQIKYTNQFVLQAKCFKAIIMNLQSKLKEGAEDKRLEYTGFKETTMWDANRLVYVNSFFEKFPEKLRAMRHKLKTAPAPLIEPTIAEVVDQMVLHSNELKSLLATTRLQDEWPTLLIMLSVSGRNDIAVCRLNAKYFLNAPRDKSASPNSLCWRTRNFIFKDIQCQHSCINCGCNVGVIQGSLGIVVDSERTEYLASITNDWKQTELYYWSPIIHYTVYKCRIFIHQAKIRPGSDSSGLCDGYLRVIFGSQWAQTSTEESTLSPIWNCVICFDMVVFPGSLQWYLKNPPLVAVELYDRDRLTANDYVGCGTVPVSVISMKAADDSAREEPESRLKPNKMVKTRTAMQKYHKLKVISPPPLTWVPIAQHGSVRAEVLMSAELVETTEEIGKMEMPDPTITMNIPTSIKPIMKNFVLEVVFIGFRNYTKTTFGGRHRIKVMMGDLLLTSGLSSTRLKNSINFLVIFASGVVSLPEQLEYWPAIIATDVSVSSKGAETTLGAVLIPDSKRFLQVDKTVKCVPATPGEEGTTMLQIGELEDSETQPLLHRDKPTLFQRTLGVFKRSQDPAKLPPIDNTDLTQIIDEAQYSWWTKYYNSIYTYQETGDLSHLYKHSLVIYPNELERQADLGYLHDWAEPVKLVHGVKYKKNSMPKEETYATLKLNIKLVPCKCGANDGGDGIMLRPLAAALNPRYQAELHTLTDLTKIIVRVYVIQGVQLRPHDKNSKSDAYVRLHLGGKTVANRAHYVPNESNPVFGKCFQLDAVLPRDNMLEVSVFDRNLFTDDYIGSTYIDLEDRWRTKHHAAVGISKEYSKSGYNKWRNIATPFEILSELCSQRDLPPPKFLEQRIEVDGVKFKDETRLALGEELQERLSLTALHHLDQLPSFGYKLVPEHVETRTLYRRDCPGIEQGKIQLWVELYEGNLNIPPPIDITPHPPQTYELRVVVYGCADITLDERNIFGKKMSDIGVKGWCADKEQSQATDIHYRSLNGEATFNWRMLFPIKYSANEDMMVIKVKSGVLNEYEVKHPPILYLQVWDNDFITKNEFLGMLELNLSNFPEPCTNRRFCTLTNEFGGIKLPEPLARLHAIAQRRRPPVNLFAKKRVRGWFPLHGQIDQMSKDKRLKEQMRSQTGKIEVELEILTEAEAAANPVGVGRNPPNALANPSRPDTSFNPFTNPLKAFQKILLPVIVKGLIILGVSALVILILVQFFSNLPYKLLGLR; this comes from the exons ATGTTACCGATGGCGCAAAACGATTGCTTTCTAAGCATGAGTCAAGATTATCTCATCTGTACGACCATACACAAAGCGCGACAGTTGGGAGTTTTCACAGGCGAGACCTTCGTACGCATTACGCTCGACAAAGCGCATAGGACGACCAAGCCTTACTCGCGCTCCGAAAACCCCTACTACAATGAG TATTTCGTCTTCGAAATCCGCTGCACGCTTACGGAGCTCTTGCGTTTAACAGTGCTGTACGAAGTACGTAAGCGGAATGCCTGCAAGAAAACCATGTCACATGGTGAATTACTGATAGATCTGCAGAGTGTTTGGAATCAACCGAAtcgttgttttttcaaaaagtgggGTCGACTTGAGGCCTCCATTGCCGACGTTTCCAATAACACACCGGGTGCATGTAAGGGTTATCTGCAGATCGACTTGGCGATCGTGACACAAAACTCCGATCCCAATACTGTACTGAGACCACACGAAGATATGCTCGAGTTGAATCGGTGGCAAATTAATCAAGACTATGATAATATCGAGCG CAATATGCTACAAAACGCAGATAATTCCATGCAGTGCAATATCCGTTATAATGTCACACTCTATAAGGCAGTGCTGACCAAGAAGAGTGACTATCTCATACAAGTATCCTTTGCTGGCAACCAT GGCAAGACAAATGTTTGCAAGGCCACTACTCAACCGGAGTGGAACTACTCGGTGTGCTTCTCATGGACCTATCCATCCCTATCCCAAACTTTTGTCGTACAAATTCTCTCACACGAGCACCTACAATGGAAGGCAATCGCTGACTATGAGATACATTTCGATGAGATCGCTTTTAAAG ataagCCAGCCTTAGGTCCCacttatgtacatttttatgATATATCAAATCCATTGCAATATCTGGGACGTCTTTTGGTGGAAGTCGATTCGGAGTGTCTCCCAGCCGGTCCGGCACGTGATCTCTTGACAAAACCTGTTGCGCCGTTAGACGAGAAACGTTGGTGGCAAGAAGAGACATTTCTGGTAGAATTTCTACCATTACAGGGTGACTTCCTGCACGGCAATTTTAGTAACTGTAAAATTACTATGAAATTGGCAG AGAATTCCTCCAACTATGTGGAGTGCTTTCTAAAAAGTTATCCGGGTAAACATAACAATACTGGCaccagtttaaaatattttcgacagGAATCACCATATAAAGCAGTCTATCTCAAAATCACAATGCCCGACAATCGCTACAAGTTCGATAGCGATtattatatgcaagaaattctGGACTTAAta GAATCTGAGCTCGCCACTTTCAAACTCTTCCAAATCAAATACACCAATCAGTTTGTGCTGCAAGCCAAGTGCTTCAAGGCCATCATAATGAACTTGCAGAGTAAGCTGAAAGAAGGTGCCGAAGATAAGCGACTGGAATACACAGGCTTTAAAGAGACCACCATGTGGGATGCCAATCGATTGGTCTATGTTAATTCCTTTTTT GAAAAGTTCCCTGAAAAGTTACGCGCTATGCGTCACAAGCTCAAGACAGCACCCGCTCCTCTCATCGAGCCTACCATTGCTGAAGTCGTCGATCAAATGGTTTTACATTCCAACGAGCTCAAGAGTCTTTTGGCCACTACACGACTACAGGATGAATGGCCGACACTTTTGATTATGCTCAGCGTATCGGGAAGGAATGATATTGCGGTGTGTCGTTTGAATGCCAAGTACTTTTTGAATGCGCCTCGAGATAAGTCAGCGAGTCCGAATAGTTTGTGCTGGCGCACCCGGAACTTCATTTTTAAG GACATTCAATGTCAGCATAGCTGCATCAACTGTGGCTGCAATGTCGGCGTTATACAAGGCTCACTTGGTATTGTAGTGGATAGTGAACGTACCGAATACCTGGCCTCCATAACCAATGATTGGAAACAAACTGAATTGTACTATTGGTCCCCAATAATCCACTATACGGTTTATAAATGTCGCATTTTCATACATCAAGCCAAGATACGTCCGGGCAGCGACTCAAGTGGTCTCTGTGACGGCTATCTACGCGTAATATTCGGTTCACAGTGGGCGCAAACATCTACTGAAGAGTCCACACTCTCGCCAATATGGAATTGTGTGATCTGCTTCGATATGGTCGTATTTCCCGGCAGTCTACAGTGGTATCTGAAGAATCCACCACTTGTCGCAGTCGAGTTATACGATCGTGATCGCTTAACTGCTAACGATTATGTGGGTTGTGGTACTGTGCCGGTGTCGGTGATTAGTATGAAAGCGGCCGATGATAGTGCGCGTGAAGAACCTGAAAGTAGACTCAAGCCAAATAAAATGGTGAAGACACGTACTGCCATGCAGAAGTATCACAAATTGAAGGTTATTTCGCCGCCACCACTAACTTGGGTGCCAATTGCTCAGCACGGCAGTGTGAGAGCTGAGGTGTTGATGTCTGCGGAGCTTGTTGAAACCACCGAAGAAATCGGTAAAATGGAAATGCCAGATCCAACTATAACAATGAATATACCGACGAGCATAAAACCGATTATGAAAAACTTTGT aCTGGAGGTGGTATTCATTGGGTTTAGAAACTACACCAAAACGACTTTTGGTGGCCGACATCGTATTAAGGTCATGATGGGTGATCTTCTGCTGACAAGTGGCTTGTCTTCGACGCGCTTGAAGAACAGCATAAACTTCTTGGTCATATTCGCATCTGGAGTTGTC AGTCTTCCTGAACAACTCGAATACTGGCCCGCTATCATAGCCACCGATGTGTCCGTTTCGTCTAAAGGCGCTGAAACCACATTGGGCGCAGTTTTGATACCAGACTCGAAACGTTTTTTACAAGTAGACAAAACCGTGAAATGTGTACCGGCTACTCCGGGTGAAGAAGGTACCACAATGTTGCAGATTGGTGAGTTGGAAGACAGCGAAACTCAGCCATTACTGCATAGAGATAAACCGACTTTATTCCAACGAACTTTGGGCGTTTTCAAAAGATCTCAAGATCCCGCTAAACTGCCGCCCATCGATAACACGGACTTAACGCAAATAATCGATGAGGCGCAGTACAGTTGGTGGACAAAATATTACAATTCCATATACACATATCAA GAAACTGGCGACCTCTCGCATTTGTATAAACATAGCCTGGTAATCTACCCAAACGAGTTGGAGCGCCAAGCCGATCTCGGTTACTTGCATGACTGGGCCGAGCCGGTAAAGCTGGTGCATGGCGTAAAGTACAAAAAGAACTCCATGCCGAAAGAGGAAACCTATGCTACGctgaaactaaatattaaacttGTGCCTTGCAAATGTGGTGCAAACGATGGTGGCGACGGCATTATGTTGCGGCCACTCGCGGCGGCACTAAATCCACGCTATCAAGCTGAGctccatacattgaccgatcTAACAAAGATCATTGTACGCGTTTATGTGATACAGGGTGTACAATTGCGGCCGCAtgataaaaattctaaatcgGATGCTTATGTGAGATTGCACTTAGGCGGCAAAACGGTGGCCAATCGTGCACATTACGTGCCCAACGAGAGTAATCCGGTGTTCGGAAAATGTTTTCAACTGGACGCTGTGTTACCGAG AGACAATATGTTGGAGGTCTCTGTCTTCGACCGAAATTTATTTACCGACGACTATATCGGTTCCACTTATATAGATTTGGAAGATCGCTGGCGTACCAAACATCACGCAGCTGTGGGCATATCGAAGGAATATTCAAA AAGCGGCTACAACAAATGGCGTAATATTGCCACACCTTTcgaaatactttcagagctttgTTCCCAGCGCGATTTACCGCCACCGAAATTCCTTGAACAACGCATTGAGGTGGATGGTGTGAAGTTTAAGGACGAAACGAGACTTGCGTTGG GCGAGGAGTTACAGGAGCGTCTAAGCCTAACAGCTCTACATCATTTGGATCAGCTACCATCCTTCGGCTACAAGTTGGTGCCAGAGCATGTTGAAACAAGGACATTGTATCGACGCGATTGTCCCGGTATAGAACAG GGCAAAATTCAACTATGGGTTGAGCTCTACGAGGGTAACTTAAATATACCGCCACCCATTGATATCACGCCGCATCCACCGCAAACTTACGAATTGCGTGTGGTCGTCTACGGTTGTGCTGACATAACGTTGGATGAACGCAATATATTTGGCAAAAAGATGAGCGATATCGGCGTGAAAGG CTGGTGCGCGGATAAGGAACAATCGCAGGCCACCGATATCCATTACCGTTCGTTGAATGGAGAGGCCACTTTTAATTGGCGCATGCTCTTCCCCATCAAATACTCCGCCAATGAGGATATG ATGGTGATCAAAGTCAAAAGTGGCGTACTCAACGAATATGAAGTAAAGCATCCGCCTATTTTATACCTTCAAGTCTGGGACAATGATTTCATAACGAAAAATGAATTTCTCGGTATGCTCGAATTGAATTTGTCGAACTTTCCTGAACCGTGCACGAATCGGCGCTTTTGCACACTCACCAATGAGTTTGGTGGTATTAAATTACCCGAACCACTGGCTCGTTTACATGCCATAGCACAGCGTCGCCGTCCGCCGGTCAATTTGTTCGCCAAGAAGCGTGTACGCGGTTGGTTTCCATTGCATGGACAAATCGATCAGATGTCCAAGGATAAGCGACTCAAGGAGCAGATGCGCTCGCAAACC ggTAAAATCGAAGTCGAATTGGAAATTCTTACCGAGGCGGAAGCAGCTGCGAATCCAGTTGGTGTAGGTCGCAATCCTCCAAACGCGCTAGCCAATCCGTC GCGCCCCGACACCTCTTTTAATCCATTCACAAATCCCTTGAAAGCTTTCCAAAAAATCCTGCTTCCCGTGATTGTCAAAGGTCTCATCATACTTGGCGTAAGCGCCCTTGTTATTCTGATTCTTGTGCAGTTCTTCTCAAACCTTCCGTATAAATTATTGGGTTTGCGTTGA
- the LOC120777796 gene encoding otoferlin isoform X1 — MLPMAQNDCFLSMSQDYLICTTIHKARQLGVFTGETFVRITLDKAHRTTKPYSRSENPYYNEYFVFEIRCTLTELLRLTVLYEVRKRNACKKTMSHGELLIDLQSVWNQPNRCFFKKWGRLEASIADVSNNTPGACKGYLQIDLAIVTQNSDPNTVLRPHEDMLELNRWQINQDYDNIERNMLQNADNSMQCNIRYNVTLYKAVLTKKSDYLIQFRFHPFKGKTNVCKATTQPEWNYSVCFSWTYPSLSQTFVVQILSHEHLQWKAIADYEIHFDEIAFKDKPALGPTYVHFYDISNPLQYLGRLLVEVDSECLPAGPARDLLTKPVAPLDEKRWWQEETFLVEFLPLQGDFLHGNFSNCKITMKLAENSSNYVECFLKSYPGKHNNTGTSLKYFRQESPYKAVYLKITMPDNRYKFDSDYYMQEILDLIESELATFKLFQIKYTNQFVLQAKCFKAIIMNLQSKLKEGAEDKRLEYTGFKETTMWDANRLVYVNSFFEKFPEKLRAMRHKLKTAPAPLIEPTIAEVVDQMVLHSNELKSLLATTRLQDEWPTLLIMLSVSGRNDIAVCRLNAKYFLNAPRDKSASPNSLCWRTRNFIFKDIQCQHSCINCGCNVGVIQGSLGIVVDSERTEYLASITNDWKQTELYYWSPIIHYTVYKCRIFIHQAKIRPGSDSSGLCDGYLRVIFGSQWAQTSTEESTLSPIWNCVICFDMVVFPGSLQWYLKNPPLVAVELYDRDRLTANDYVGCGTVPVSVISMKAADDSAREEPESRLKPNKMVKTRTAMQKYHKLKVISPPPLTWVPIAQHGSVRAEVLMSAELVETTEEIGKMEMPDPTITMNIPTSIKPIMKNFVLEVVFIGFRNYTKTTFGGRHRIKVMMGDLLLTSGLSSTRLKNSINFLVIFASGVVSLPEQLEYWPAIIATDVSVSSKGAETTLGAVLIPDSKRFLQVDKTVKCVPATPGEEGTTMLQIGELEDSETQPLLHRDKPTLFQRTLGVFKRSQDPAKLPPIDNTDLTQIIDEAQYSWWTKYYNSIYTYQETGDLSHLYKHSLVIYPNELERQADLGYLHDWAEPVKLVHGVKYKKNSMPKEETYATLKLNIKLVPCKCGANDGGDGIMLRPLAAALNPRYQAELHTLTDLTKIIVRVYVIQGVQLRPHDKNSKSDAYVRLHLGGKTVANRAHYVPNESNPVFGKCFQLDAVLPRDNMLEVSVFDRNLFTDDYIGSTYIDLEDRWRTKHHAAVGISKEYSKSGYNKWRNIATPFEILSELCSQRDLPPPKFLEQRIEVDGVKFKDETRLALGEELQERLSLTALHHLDQLPSFGYKLVPEHVETRTLYRRDCPGIEQGKIQLWVELYEGNLNIPPPIDITPHPPQTYELRVVVYGCADITLDERNIFGKKMSDIGVKGWCADKEQSQATDIHYRSLNGEATFNWRMLFPIKYSANEDMMVIKVKSGVLNEYEVKHPPILYLQVWDNDFITKNEFLGMLELNLSNFPEPCTNRRFCTLTNEFGGIKLPEPLARLHAIAQRRRPPVNLFAKKRVRGWFPLHGQIDQMSKDKRLKEQMRSQTGKIEVELEILTEAEAAANPVGVGRNPPNALANPSRPDTSFNPFTNPLKAFQKILLPVIVKGLIILGVSALVILILVQFFSNLPYKLLGLR; from the exons ATGTTACCGATGGCGCAAAACGATTGCTTTCTAAGCATGAGTCAAGATTATCTCATCTGTACGACCATACACAAAGCGCGACAGTTGGGAGTTTTCACAGGCGAGACCTTCGTACGCATTACGCTCGACAAAGCGCATAGGACGACCAAGCCTTACTCGCGCTCCGAAAACCCCTACTACAATGAG TATTTCGTCTTCGAAATCCGCTGCACGCTTACGGAGCTCTTGCGTTTAACAGTGCTGTACGAAGTACGTAAGCGGAATGCCTGCAAGAAAACCATGTCACATGGTGAATTACTGATAGATCTGCAGAGTGTTTGGAATCAACCGAAtcgttgttttttcaaaaagtgggGTCGACTTGAGGCCTCCATTGCCGACGTTTCCAATAACACACCGGGTGCATGTAAGGGTTATCTGCAGATCGACTTGGCGATCGTGACACAAAACTCCGATCCCAATACTGTACTGAGACCACACGAAGATATGCTCGAGTTGAATCGGTGGCAAATTAATCAAGACTATGATAATATCGAGCG CAATATGCTACAAAACGCAGATAATTCCATGCAGTGCAATATCCGTTATAATGTCACACTCTATAAGGCAGTGCTGACCAAGAAGAGTGACTATCTCATACAA TTTAGATTCCATCCTTTCAAGGGCAAGACAAATGTTTGCAAGGCCACTACTCAACCGGAGTGGAACTACTCGGTGTGCTTCTCATGGACCTATCCATCCCTATCCCAAACTTTTGTCGTACAAATTCTCTCACACGAGCACCTACAATGGAAGGCAATCGCTGACTATGAGATACATTTCGATGAGATCGCTTTTAAAG ataagCCAGCCTTAGGTCCCacttatgtacatttttatgATATATCAAATCCATTGCAATATCTGGGACGTCTTTTGGTGGAAGTCGATTCGGAGTGTCTCCCAGCCGGTCCGGCACGTGATCTCTTGACAAAACCTGTTGCGCCGTTAGACGAGAAACGTTGGTGGCAAGAAGAGACATTTCTGGTAGAATTTCTACCATTACAGGGTGACTTCCTGCACGGCAATTTTAGTAACTGTAAAATTACTATGAAATTGGCAG AGAATTCCTCCAACTATGTGGAGTGCTTTCTAAAAAGTTATCCGGGTAAACATAACAATACTGGCaccagtttaaaatattttcgacagGAATCACCATATAAAGCAGTCTATCTCAAAATCACAATGCCCGACAATCGCTACAAGTTCGATAGCGATtattatatgcaagaaattctGGACTTAAta GAATCTGAGCTCGCCACTTTCAAACTCTTCCAAATCAAATACACCAATCAGTTTGTGCTGCAAGCCAAGTGCTTCAAGGCCATCATAATGAACTTGCAGAGTAAGCTGAAAGAAGGTGCCGAAGATAAGCGACTGGAATACACAGGCTTTAAAGAGACCACCATGTGGGATGCCAATCGATTGGTCTATGTTAATTCCTTTTTT GAAAAGTTCCCTGAAAAGTTACGCGCTATGCGTCACAAGCTCAAGACAGCACCCGCTCCTCTCATCGAGCCTACCATTGCTGAAGTCGTCGATCAAATGGTTTTACATTCCAACGAGCTCAAGAGTCTTTTGGCCACTACACGACTACAGGATGAATGGCCGACACTTTTGATTATGCTCAGCGTATCGGGAAGGAATGATATTGCGGTGTGTCGTTTGAATGCCAAGTACTTTTTGAATGCGCCTCGAGATAAGTCAGCGAGTCCGAATAGTTTGTGCTGGCGCACCCGGAACTTCATTTTTAAG GACATTCAATGTCAGCATAGCTGCATCAACTGTGGCTGCAATGTCGGCGTTATACAAGGCTCACTTGGTATTGTAGTGGATAGTGAACGTACCGAATACCTGGCCTCCATAACCAATGATTGGAAACAAACTGAATTGTACTATTGGTCCCCAATAATCCACTATACGGTTTATAAATGTCGCATTTTCATACATCAAGCCAAGATACGTCCGGGCAGCGACTCAAGTGGTCTCTGTGACGGCTATCTACGCGTAATATTCGGTTCACAGTGGGCGCAAACATCTACTGAAGAGTCCACACTCTCGCCAATATGGAATTGTGTGATCTGCTTCGATATGGTCGTATTTCCCGGCAGTCTACAGTGGTATCTGAAGAATCCACCACTTGTCGCAGTCGAGTTATACGATCGTGATCGCTTAACTGCTAACGATTATGTGGGTTGTGGTACTGTGCCGGTGTCGGTGATTAGTATGAAAGCGGCCGATGATAGTGCGCGTGAAGAACCTGAAAGTAGACTCAAGCCAAATAAAATGGTGAAGACACGTACTGCCATGCAGAAGTATCACAAATTGAAGGTTATTTCGCCGCCACCACTAACTTGGGTGCCAATTGCTCAGCACGGCAGTGTGAGAGCTGAGGTGTTGATGTCTGCGGAGCTTGTTGAAACCACCGAAGAAATCGGTAAAATGGAAATGCCAGATCCAACTATAACAATGAATATACCGACGAGCATAAAACCGATTATGAAAAACTTTGT aCTGGAGGTGGTATTCATTGGGTTTAGAAACTACACCAAAACGACTTTTGGTGGCCGACATCGTATTAAGGTCATGATGGGTGATCTTCTGCTGACAAGTGGCTTGTCTTCGACGCGCTTGAAGAACAGCATAAACTTCTTGGTCATATTCGCATCTGGAGTTGTC AGTCTTCCTGAACAACTCGAATACTGGCCCGCTATCATAGCCACCGATGTGTCCGTTTCGTCTAAAGGCGCTGAAACCACATTGGGCGCAGTTTTGATACCAGACTCGAAACGTTTTTTACAAGTAGACAAAACCGTGAAATGTGTACCGGCTACTCCGGGTGAAGAAGGTACCACAATGTTGCAGATTGGTGAGTTGGAAGACAGCGAAACTCAGCCATTACTGCATAGAGATAAACCGACTTTATTCCAACGAACTTTGGGCGTTTTCAAAAGATCTCAAGATCCCGCTAAACTGCCGCCCATCGATAACACGGACTTAACGCAAATAATCGATGAGGCGCAGTACAGTTGGTGGACAAAATATTACAATTCCATATACACATATCAA GAAACTGGCGACCTCTCGCATTTGTATAAACATAGCCTGGTAATCTACCCAAACGAGTTGGAGCGCCAAGCCGATCTCGGTTACTTGCATGACTGGGCCGAGCCGGTAAAGCTGGTGCATGGCGTAAAGTACAAAAAGAACTCCATGCCGAAAGAGGAAACCTATGCTACGctgaaactaaatattaaacttGTGCCTTGCAAATGTGGTGCAAACGATGGTGGCGACGGCATTATGTTGCGGCCACTCGCGGCGGCACTAAATCCACGCTATCAAGCTGAGctccatacattgaccgatcTAACAAAGATCATTGTACGCGTTTATGTGATACAGGGTGTACAATTGCGGCCGCAtgataaaaattctaaatcgGATGCTTATGTGAGATTGCACTTAGGCGGCAAAACGGTGGCCAATCGTGCACATTACGTGCCCAACGAGAGTAATCCGGTGTTCGGAAAATGTTTTCAACTGGACGCTGTGTTACCGAG AGACAATATGTTGGAGGTCTCTGTCTTCGACCGAAATTTATTTACCGACGACTATATCGGTTCCACTTATATAGATTTGGAAGATCGCTGGCGTACCAAACATCACGCAGCTGTGGGCATATCGAAGGAATATTCAAA AAGCGGCTACAACAAATGGCGTAATATTGCCACACCTTTcgaaatactttcagagctttgTTCCCAGCGCGATTTACCGCCACCGAAATTCCTTGAACAACGCATTGAGGTGGATGGTGTGAAGTTTAAGGACGAAACGAGACTTGCGTTGG GCGAGGAGTTACAGGAGCGTCTAAGCCTAACAGCTCTACATCATTTGGATCAGCTACCATCCTTCGGCTACAAGTTGGTGCCAGAGCATGTTGAAACAAGGACATTGTATCGACGCGATTGTCCCGGTATAGAACAG GGCAAAATTCAACTATGGGTTGAGCTCTACGAGGGTAACTTAAATATACCGCCACCCATTGATATCACGCCGCATCCACCGCAAACTTACGAATTGCGTGTGGTCGTCTACGGTTGTGCTGACATAACGTTGGATGAACGCAATATATTTGGCAAAAAGATGAGCGATATCGGCGTGAAAGG CTGGTGCGCGGATAAGGAACAATCGCAGGCCACCGATATCCATTACCGTTCGTTGAATGGAGAGGCCACTTTTAATTGGCGCATGCTCTTCCCCATCAAATACTCCGCCAATGAGGATATG ATGGTGATCAAAGTCAAAAGTGGCGTACTCAACGAATATGAAGTAAAGCATCCGCCTATTTTATACCTTCAAGTCTGGGACAATGATTTCATAACGAAAAATGAATTTCTCGGTATGCTCGAATTGAATTTGTCGAACTTTCCTGAACCGTGCACGAATCGGCGCTTTTGCACACTCACCAATGAGTTTGGTGGTATTAAATTACCCGAACCACTGGCTCGTTTACATGCCATAGCACAGCGTCGCCGTCCGCCGGTCAATTTGTTCGCCAAGAAGCGTGTACGCGGTTGGTTTCCATTGCATGGACAAATCGATCAGATGTCCAAGGATAAGCGACTCAAGGAGCAGATGCGCTCGCAAACC ggTAAAATCGAAGTCGAATTGGAAATTCTTACCGAGGCGGAAGCAGCTGCGAATCCAGTTGGTGTAGGTCGCAATCCTCCAAACGCGCTAGCCAATCCGTC GCGCCCCGACACCTCTTTTAATCCATTCACAAATCCCTTGAAAGCTTTCCAAAAAATCCTGCTTCCCGTGATTGTCAAAGGTCTCATCATACTTGGCGTAAGCGCCCTTGTTATTCTGATTCTTGTGCAGTTCTTCTCAAACCTTCCGTATAAATTATTGGGTTTGCGTTGA